One stretch of Oncorhynchus tshawytscha isolate Ot180627B linkage group LG21, Otsh_v2.0, whole genome shotgun sequence DNA includes these proteins:
- the LOC112247602 gene encoding peptidyl-prolyl cis-trans isomerase D, with the protein MSNATPVTKPSNKENPRVFLDVDIGGERVGRIVFELFADVVPKTAENFRALCTGEKGTGKTTGKPLHFKGCPFHRIIKQFMIQGGDFSNQNGTGGESIYGEKFEDENFYYKHDKGGLLSMANSGPATNGSQFFITTVPTAHLDGKHVVFGQVLKGMGLVKTLEAIETNEDTPVKPCVIAECGEHKDGDNWGVAPNDCSGDTHPDYPEDSDVDLKDVDKILSAAEDIKNIGNNFFKNQDWQSAIKKYSKALRYLALGGDEQEIEKAQTKLEPTVLSCILNTAACKLKLQLWQEAMDSCDEALELNQKNTKALFRRAQAWQGLKEYSKAMSDLKKAQEIAPEDKAIGNEMKRVQIKVKEEKEKEKQIYSKMFA; encoded by the exons ATGTCTAACGCAACACCAGTGACCAAGCCTTCAAACAAAGAAAACCCCCGTGTCTTCCTTGATGTAGACATCGGTGGTGAAAGAG TTGGCCGAATCGTGTTCGAACTGTTTGCTGATGTTGTCCCCAAAACTGCTGAAAACTTTCGAGCACTCTGTACTGGTGAGAAGGGAACTGGCAAAACCACAGGGAAACCACTCCATTTCAAAGGATGTCCTTTCCACAGGA TCATCAAGCAATTCATGATCCAGGGAGGTGATTTCTCCAACCAGAATGGCACTGGAGGAGAGAGCATCTATGGGGAGAAGTTTGAAGATGAGAACTTCTATTACAAG CACGACAAAGGGGGCTTGCTGAGTATGGCCAATTCTGGACCCGCCACCAATGGCTCCCAGTTTTTCATCACCACTGTGCCTACTGCTCATCTAGACGGCAAACATGTGGTCTTTGGACAAGTCTTGAAGGGGATGGGGCTGGTGAAAACACTGGAGGCCATAGAGACCAACGAGGACACGCCTGTCAAG CCATGTGTAATTGCTGAGTGTGGTGAGCATAAAGATGGCGACAACTGGGGAGTAGCACCGAATGACTGCTCAGGGGACACCCATCCAGACTACCCAGAGGACTCCGATGTCGACTTAAAAGAT GTTGACAAAATCCTGTCTGCTGCTGAAGATATTAAGAATATTGGGAACAACTTCTTCAAGAACCAAGACTGGCAGTCTGCAATCAAGAAGTACTCCAAAGCTCTCAG GTATCTGGCACTTGGTGGAGACGAGCAGGAGATTGAGAAGGCCCAAACGAAGCTGGAGCCCACAGTGTTGAGCTGCATTCTCAACACAGCTGCCTGTAAACTGAAGTTGCAGCTCTGGCAGGAAGCCATGGACAGTTGTGACGAG GCACTGGAGTTGAACCAGAAAAACACTAAGGCTCTGTTCAGGAGGGCCCAGGCCTGGCAAGGACTGAAGGAGTACAGTAAAGCCATG AGTGATCTGAAGAAAGCTCAAGAAATTGCACCGGAGGATAAAG CAATCGGAAACGAGATGAAGAGAGTCCAGATAAAAGTgaaggaggaaaaggagaaagagaagcaAATCTATTCCAAAATGTTTGCGTGA